In Pelosinus sp. UFO1, one genomic interval encodes:
- a CDS encoding TIGR03960 family B12-binding radical SAM protein — protein MTWLLKEKLQKTLAEEQGAMVFAPGSKQSFALVYPNTYHVGMSNLGFQIIYQQINSRGDTACERLFLPDKKTEPEYVRTNTPLMTVETQRPLYEFPLIGFSLTFEMDYFNFLQILTLGKIPLLAADRSERDPFIIVGGPCATFNPEPLADFIDICIIGEGEEVIHEILDTYYNAKGRGLSRQEILFQMAQLSGVYVPCFYQVKYKEDGTIEKVIHSEGIPNQVGRRWIQDLDKYEAQTVIVTPDTEFRDMFLIEVARGCGRHCRFCMAGYCYRNPRVRSLEKLKTAILEAKKFRNKVGLMGAAISDYPEIDELCNLILAQGMNMSVASLRADSLTEGLIHGLAVSKHKTTTLAPEAASIRLRRIINKTISDEHLFNAINMSIKAGIPHIRLYIMIGLPSEEQQDIEEIVIMAENIKKYMESLGSKGKLTLSVNPFIPKPFTPFQWMPMAQVSMIEARLKFINSSLRQRKGIEVLVESPKEAYIQAILARGDRRLAVALLEAHRRGGSKGFKQAMKANFLSEEHYLYRQRDQQNEILPWQQLDMGLDSSYLAQELKEAELEKFTAPCVTGCTRCGVCKNE, from the coding sequence TTGACATGGCTTTTAAAAGAAAAACTACAAAAAACCTTAGCTGAGGAACAGGGAGCAATGGTTTTTGCTCCTGGATCGAAGCAGAGTTTTGCGCTAGTATATCCTAATACGTACCATGTAGGTATGTCTAATTTAGGGTTTCAAATTATTTACCAGCAAATTAACTCAAGAGGCGACACAGCATGTGAACGCTTATTTTTACCTGATAAAAAAACAGAACCAGAATATGTTCGTACCAATACACCCTTAATGACAGTTGAAACACAGCGGCCGCTATATGAATTCCCTCTAATTGGCTTTTCCTTAACCTTTGAAATGGACTATTTTAATTTCTTGCAAATCTTAACCCTAGGGAAGATACCTTTATTAGCTGCTGACCGTAGTGAGAGAGATCCTTTTATTATAGTCGGAGGACCATGTGCTACCTTTAATCCGGAACCATTAGCTGATTTCATAGATATTTGCATCATTGGTGAAGGGGAAGAGGTAATTCATGAGATTCTCGATACCTATTACAATGCAAAGGGGCGCGGGCTCTCGCGGCAGGAAATTTTGTTCCAAATGGCACAACTTTCTGGTGTTTATGTACCCTGTTTTTATCAGGTAAAATACAAAGAAGATGGAACAATTGAAAAGGTTATACATTCCGAGGGGATACCGAATCAGGTCGGGCGACGCTGGATTCAGGACTTAGATAAGTATGAGGCACAAACGGTCATTGTAACTCCTGATACTGAGTTTAGAGATATGTTTTTAATTGAAGTAGCTCGTGGCTGCGGGCGGCATTGCCGCTTTTGCATGGCAGGATATTGTTATCGTAATCCTCGTGTCAGATCCTTGGAAAAATTGAAAACAGCAATTTTAGAGGCAAAAAAGTTTCGTAATAAAGTGGGCTTGATGGGCGCAGCTATTTCTGATTACCCTGAGATTGATGAGTTGTGCAATTTGATTTTAGCGCAAGGAATGAATATGTCTGTGGCCTCTTTGAGGGCAGACTCCCTTACAGAGGGTTTAATTCATGGGTTAGCTGTGAGTAAGCATAAGACGACTACCCTGGCCCCCGAGGCAGCAAGTATTCGTTTACGTCGTATTATCAATAAAACGATTAGTGATGAACATTTATTTAATGCGATCAATATGTCCATCAAAGCAGGTATTCCTCACATTCGCTTGTATATTATGATTGGGCTGCCTTCAGAAGAACAACAGGATATTGAAGAGATTGTTATTATGGCTGAAAATATAAAAAAATATATGGAGTCACTAGGTAGTAAAGGGAAATTAACACTCAGCGTTAACCCGTTTATTCCTAAGCCCTTTACGCCTTTCCAATGGATGCCGATGGCTCAGGTTTCAATGATCGAGGCAAGACTGAAGTTTATTAATTCTAGTTTACGCCAGAGAAAAGGTATTGAAGTTTTGGTTGAGTCACCAAAAGAGGCTTATATTCAAGCTATATTAGCTAGAGGGGATCGTCGCCTGGCTGTAGCCTTACTAGAAGCCCATAGAAGGGGTGGTAGTAAGGGGTTTAAACAGGCAATGAAGGCGAACTTTCTTTCAGAAGAACACTATTTATATAGGCAGCGAGATCAACAGAATGAGATATTACCCTGGCAACAATTAGATATGGGATTAGATTCATCTTACTTAGCGCAAGAATTGAAAGAGGCTGAATTAGAGAAGTTTACTGCTCCATGTG
- the nrdD gene encoding anaerobic ribonucleoside-triphosphate reductase, producing MKIKKRDGREVVFDENKITEAIFKAAKAVGGADKQLAMELTLDVLRFLKQEYSAGTFGVEEVQDAVEKILIEKGHAKTAKAYILYRDKRTRMRDGQSYLMDAVAEILVETNRENANISNSPSAKMLQIASAASKAYYLNRLIPEHIASSHIKGDIHIHDLDFYGKTLTCVQIPLGKLLKNGFNNGHGFIRPPKRPTSAAALAAIILQSSQNDMHGGQSFAFFDRDMAPFMDGCKEEEVYQAMEAFIYNLNSMHSRAGAQVPFSSINVGGDITSAGRMVTKHLLLAYERGLGHGENPIFPNIIFRVKEGVNLRKGNPNYDLFKLAIRVASQRLNPTFSFMDASFNKPYGDQVGYMGCRTRVMSNVCGPEVTDGRGNLSFTTINLPRLAIKAERNLMKFYQSLSDLIDLTCEQLLHRYQVQAKLKVKDMPFLMGQGLYLDSDKLKPNDTIAEVIKNGTLSVGFIGLAETLIALTGNHHGEAEESQILGEEIVAFMRNKVDRATDKFKLNFTLLATPAEGLAGRFVKMDCHEYGLIPGVTDKEYYTNSFHLPVNYSVSVHDKIKLEAIYHKYTNAGHISYVEFAAPPINNLDAVEEIIRYMQQSDMGYAGINFPVDFCEKCGFLGVIDKDVCPVCAASEIKRVRRITGYLSTIDRFNDAKHEELEQRVAHL from the coding sequence ATGAAAATCAAGAAACGAGATGGACGTGAGGTTGTATTTGACGAAAATAAAATTACAGAAGCAATTTTTAAAGCAGCTAAAGCAGTTGGTGGAGCAGATAAACAATTAGCAATGGAATTAACATTGGATGTTTTACGTTTCTTAAAACAGGAATATAGTGCTGGGACTTTTGGTGTAGAAGAGGTCCAAGATGCTGTTGAAAAAATACTGATTGAAAAGGGACATGCTAAAACTGCGAAAGCATATATTTTGTATAGAGATAAGCGAACTCGTATGCGAGATGGCCAGTCTTACTTGATGGATGCGGTTGCGGAAATATTGGTAGAAACCAATCGGGAGAATGCGAATATATCAAACTCGCCTTCAGCGAAAATGCTACAAATTGCTAGTGCTGCTAGTAAAGCCTATTATTTGAATCGCCTTATTCCTGAACATATAGCGTCATCCCATATCAAAGGGGATATTCATATACATGACTTGGACTTTTATGGAAAAACACTAACTTGTGTGCAAATCCCTCTTGGAAAATTATTAAAGAATGGCTTTAATAATGGGCACGGTTTTATTCGTCCGCCAAAACGGCCAACATCAGCAGCAGCTTTAGCCGCCATTATTTTGCAAAGTTCACAAAATGATATGCATGGTGGTCAATCCTTTGCCTTTTTTGATCGTGATATGGCCCCATTTATGGATGGATGCAAGGAAGAGGAAGTATATCAGGCTATGGAGGCTTTTATTTATAATCTAAACTCCATGCATAGTAGAGCCGGAGCGCAAGTTCCTTTTTCGAGTATTAATGTGGGTGGAGATATTACATCCGCTGGGCGTATGGTAACAAAACATCTTTTGCTTGCTTATGAGAGGGGATTAGGACATGGTGAAAATCCTATTTTCCCTAATATTATTTTTAGGGTGAAAGAAGGGGTTAACCTGCGTAAAGGTAACCCTAATTATGATTTATTTAAATTAGCAATTCGAGTGGCCTCCCAAAGGCTGAATCCTACTTTTAGTTTTATGGATGCGTCATTTAATAAGCCCTATGGCGATCAGGTTGGTTATATGGGATGCCGTACGAGAGTAATGTCCAATGTATGTGGCCCAGAAGTAACGGATGGGCGAGGAAATCTTAGCTTTACAACGATAAATTTGCCTAGATTAGCGATTAAAGCCGAACGAAATTTAATGAAATTTTATCAGAGTTTATCAGATCTTATAGATTTAACTTGTGAGCAATTATTACACCGTTATCAAGTGCAGGCTAAACTGAAGGTAAAGGATATGCCATTTTTAATGGGACAGGGGCTATACCTGGATTCAGATAAACTAAAGCCAAACGACACTATCGCCGAAGTGATAAAAAATGGCACATTGTCAGTTGGTTTTATTGGTTTAGCTGAAACACTTATTGCTTTGACTGGCAATCATCATGGTGAAGCAGAAGAATCTCAAATTTTAGGCGAAGAAATTGTAGCCTTTATGCGGAATAAGGTAGATAGAGCTACGGATAAATTTAAACTTAATTTCACCTTATTAGCTACGCCAGCAGAAGGACTTGCAGGACGTTTTGTGAAAATGGATTGCCATGAGTATGGCTTAATTCCTGGCGTGACGGATAAAGAGTATTATACCAATTCTTTTCATCTTCCCGTGAATTATTCCGTTAGTGTACATGATAAAATTAAGTTAGAAGCCATTTATCATAAGTATACCAATGCAGGCCATATTAGCTATGTTGAATTTGCAGCCCCACCAATTAATAACCTTGATGCGGTAGAAGAGATTATTCGTTATATGCAACAATCGGATATGGGTTATGCAGGCATTAACTTCCCTGTTGACTTTTGCGAAAAGTGTGGCTTTCTTGGCGTGATTGATAAGGACGTTTGTCCTGTGTGCGCCGCGTCGGAGATTAAGCGAGTTAGGCGGATTACTGGATATTTAAGTACGATTGACCGCTTTAATGATGCAAAACATGAAGAGTTGGAGCAACGTGTAGCGCATTTGTAA
- the nrdR gene encoding transcriptional regulator NrdR, whose translation MRCPFCGCIESRVIDSRGAEEGNSIRRRRECLECMRRFTTYEMVEQSPLIVVKKDGRRVIFEQNKLLTGIIRACEKRDIPIGKIEEVGEMVERDIRNTMEREISTGQIGEMVMRRLKELDQVAYVRFVSVYRQFTDVNNFMDELKLLMKNKE comes from the coding sequence ATGCGTTGTCCATTTTGCGGTTGTATAGAAAGTAGAGTTATTGATTCACGAGGGGCAGAAGAAGGAAATTCAATTCGACGTAGACGTGAGTGTTTAGAATGTATGCGTCGTTTTACTACCTATGAAATGGTAGAACAATCACCTTTAATCGTAGTGAAAAAAGACGGACGCCGTGTAATATTTGAACAAAATAAATTATTAACTGGAATTATAAGAGCCTGTGAAAAGAGAGATATTCCCATTGGCAAGATTGAAGAGGTTGGAGAAATGGTAGAACGGGATATTCGTAATACGATGGAGCGGGAAATATCGACTGGTCAGATTGGTGAAATGGTAATGAGACGGCTAAAGGAATTGGATCAAGTGGCCTATGTGCGGTTCGTTTCCGTCTATCGTCAGTTTACAGATGTTAATAATTTTATGGATGAATTAAAATTATTAATGAAGAATAAGGAATAG
- a CDS encoding YlmC/YmxH family sporulation protein has product MKGITNCVSDLKLKEVINIVDGKRMGAITDIEIDVESGKLTAIVVPGNGRFLGLFGRSEDIVIPWDKINKIGFDVILVETTAFADMKHLDK; this is encoded by the coding sequence GTGAAAGGTATTACCAATTGTGTATCAGATCTTAAGCTTAAAGAAGTAATCAACATTGTTGATGGTAAAAGAATGGGAGCGATCACAGATATCGAAATCGATGTGGAAAGCGGTAAGCTAACAGCGATTGTGGTGCCAGGAAATGGTAGATTCTTAGGGTTATTTGGTCGTAGTGAAGACATTGTAATTCCTTGGGATAAAATTAATAAAATAGGGTTTGATGTTATTTTAGTTGAAACCACAGCTTTTGCTGATATGAAGCATCTGGATAAGTAA
- a CDS encoding recombinase family protein → MNALYVRVSTDDQALKGYSLDDQIEACRKHLLALGSTNVEEYIDNGYSGEFLERPGLERLREDLQKGIIKTVAIYDPDRLSRNLTNQLIIAAEIEKAGATITFVTGDYDSSPEGHLFFSMKGAISAYEKAKIRERTSRGRRAKANKGKIVFNAHPFGYDWDKKNSMYMINEEAARTIRLIYDLCINHGFGSRKIALELLHLGVVGINGRPLSTCTVSRILTKEMYHGQHHLFKQKTSKTGQNTREIKTNPQELWIPVNIPAIVTREIWEAAKCKYKKIKN, encoded by the coding sequence ATGAATGCACTATATGTGAGAGTCTCAACAGATGACCAGGCCCTTAAGGGCTATTCACTAGACGACCAAATCGAGGCATGTCGCAAACATTTATTAGCACTTGGCTCTACCAACGTAGAAGAATATATTGACAATGGCTACAGTGGCGAATTCTTAGAACGTCCAGGCCTTGAAAGGCTACGGGAAGATCTGCAAAAAGGCATAATTAAAACAGTAGCTATTTATGATCCTGACCGTCTTTCCCGCAATCTTACCAATCAATTGATCATTGCTGCAGAAATAGAGAAAGCTGGTGCAACTATTACTTTTGTAACGGGTGACTATGACTCCTCCCCTGAAGGCCATTTATTTTTCAGCATGAAGGGTGCCATATCTGCCTATGAAAAAGCAAAAATACGTGAACGCACCTCTCGTGGCCGGCGAGCAAAAGCAAATAAAGGAAAAATCGTCTTTAATGCTCACCCTTTTGGTTATGACTGGGATAAAAAAAATAGCATGTATATGATTAATGAAGAAGCAGCTAGAACCATACGCTTGATTTATGATTTATGCATTAATCACGGATTTGGGTCTAGAAAAATTGCCTTAGAATTATTGCACCTCGGTGTTGTTGGCATTAACGGACGCCCACTCTCAACCTGTACTGTCTCACGTATACTCACCAAAGAAATGTACCATGGACAACACCATCTATTTAAACAAAAAACCAGTAAAACTGGCCAAAATACACGTGAAATAAAAACCAATCCTCAGGAGTTATGGATTCCCGTCAATATACCAGCTATAGTAACCAGAGAAATATGGGAAGCGGCCAAATGCAAATACAAAAAAATAAAAAATTAG
- a CDS encoding zinc ribbon domain-containing protein, translated as MQIQKNKKLAKRNNKHRYLLRGLLYCALCGRSMTAYARTSKRKTGDDVIYYYYSCISKESSSYALNGTPCTCRRIPVDDLDSAVWEFIISIAKNNSQLKDYLYSKNNLTYSKEISYLNNLQLELKKKQMNTMRWYHENTIDYETAEKALKNINSELETIHTTLSELTISQEKENQLVLSPADFLKAKTFKEKRNVLTKLPYRVYAARQEEHFEFFFER; from the coding sequence ATGCAAATACAAAAAAATAAAAAATTAGCAAAACGTAATAATAAGCACCGTTACCTGCTGCGAGGATTATTATATTGTGCCCTCTGCGGACGCTCCATGACGGCCTATGCTCGCACTTCTAAACGTAAAACAGGTGACGATGTAATCTATTATTATTATTCCTGCATTTCGAAAGAGTCAAGCTCCTATGCACTTAATGGTACTCCCTGCACATGCCGTAGAATTCCCGTGGATGATTTGGATTCTGCCGTTTGGGAATTTATTATTTCTATCGCCAAAAATAATAGTCAGTTAAAAGATTACTTATATTCCAAAAATAACCTCACTTACTCAAAAGAAATTAGCTACTTAAATAACCTCCAATTAGAACTTAAGAAAAAACAGATGAATACTATGCGCTGGTATCATGAAAACACAATCGACTACGAAACAGCAGAAAAGGCATTAAAGAATATTAACTCAGAATTAGAGACTATTCATACCACCCTTTCTGAATTAACAATATCTCAAGAAAAAGAAAACCAGCTGGTTCTATCACCAGCTGATTTTTTAAAAGCCAAAACCTTTAAAGAAAAACGGAATGTACTCACGAAACTTCCCTATCGCGTCTATGCGGCGCGGCAAGAGGAACATTTTGAGTTCTTTTTTGAAAGATAA
- the spoIIR gene encoding stage II sporulation protein R yields MKRKLLWGFGLLGLGFFIIAGWGFLTLQGRESLPVSVGKEDLIRLHVLANSDNTEDQQLKLKVRDAVIAYLAPYLEAANNKEAAKKVVVAHKQELITISEEVLSKNGAQYPVDIEIGMFDFPIKAYGNLVLPAGKYEAVRILIGKAEGKNWWCVLFPPLCFIDITNATAIPKQQGYADNQEQQDGKIEFRFKLVELWKENVK; encoded by the coding sequence GTGAAGAGAAAATTATTATGGGGATTTGGTTTACTAGGTTTAGGTTTTTTTATAATAGCAGGCTGGGGATTTTTAACGTTACAGGGTAGAGAAAGCTTGCCTGTATCTGTTGGTAAAGAAGATTTAATTCGCTTACATGTACTGGCTAACAGTGACAACACGGAAGATCAGCAGTTAAAATTGAAAGTGCGCGATGCAGTAATTGCTTATTTGGCACCTTACCTAGAAGCTGCCAATAATAAAGAGGCTGCAAAGAAGGTTGTAGTTGCGCATAAACAAGAGCTCATTACAATAAGTGAAGAAGTTTTAAGTAAGAATGGCGCTCAGTATCCAGTAGATATTGAGATTGGAATGTTCGATTTTCCGATAAAAGCATATGGTAATTTGGTGCTGCCAGCTGGAAAATATGAAGCAGTACGAATCTTAATAGGTAAGGCAGAGGGGAAAAATTGGTGGTGCGTATTATTTCCTCCCCTGTGTTTCATTGATATAACAAATGCGACCGCTATACCAAAACAGCAAGGATATGCGGATAACCAGGAACAACAAGATGGAAAAATTGAATTCCGTTTTAAGCTCGTTGAATTATGGAAGGAAAATGTTAAATGA
- the sigG gene encoding RNA polymerase sporulation sigma factor SigG: protein MIINKVEICGVNTAKLPVLSATKMRELFVVLQNGELSVREQLIYGNLRLVLSVIQRFNNRGEYVDDLFQVGCIGLMKAIDNFDLSQNVKFSTYAVPMIIGEIRRYLRDNNPIRVSRSMRDIAYKALQVRDSLVSRHSREPSIKEIADELKIQREEIIFALDAIQEPISLFEPIYHDGGDPIFVMDQISDDKQLDFNWLEGVAIKDALRRLSDREKHILNLRFFEGKTQMEVADEIGISQAQVSRLEKAALGHMRKYI, encoded by the coding sequence ATGATTATAAATAAAGTGGAAATTTGCGGTGTTAATACAGCGAAACTCCCGGTGCTTTCCGCTACTAAAATGCGTGAATTGTTTGTGGTGCTACAAAATGGAGAACTATCGGTAAGAGAACAATTAATCTATGGCAATTTGCGATTGGTTCTTAGTGTAATCCAGCGGTTTAATAATCGGGGTGAATATGTAGATGATTTGTTTCAGGTTGGTTGTATTGGTCTAATGAAAGCAATCGACAATTTTGACCTTTCGCAAAACGTCAAATTTTCTACTTATGCTGTACCGATGATTATTGGTGAAATACGTCGTTATTTACGTGATAATAATCCCATTCGAGTTAGTAGGTCTATGCGGGATATTGCCTACAAAGCATTGCAGGTAAGGGATTCTCTCGTCAGCAGACATTCCCGGGAGCCTTCTATAAAGGAGATTGCTGACGAGCTCAAAATTCAACGGGAAGAAATAATATTTGCTCTTGATGCGATTCAAGAACCAATTTCTTTATTCGAGCCAATTTATCATGATGGCGGTGATCCTATTTTTGTGATGGACCAAATTAGTGATGATAAACAACTGGATTTTAATTGGCTAGAAGGGGTGGCTATTAAGGATGCATTACGCAGGCTCAGCGATAGAGAAAAACATATTCTTAATTTGCGATTTTTTGAAGGTAAGACACAAATGGAAGTCGCTGATGAAATTGGAATATCGCAAGCGCAAGTTTCAAGATTAGAAAAAGCAGCCCTTGGTCATATGCGTAAATATATATAA
- a CDS encoding FtsK/SpoIIIE domain-containing protein: MKENIFAEIKNDIRSIIMPMLNMEIPLAVTETIEALWEDKRRPQIHAKKKIANGYTFTIALPAGVSFKDFYSKLDYFKDAAGGNNVQVDISQSGKMAILNISTDLLGDYFTYSADYPLKGILPIPIGYSKRGLEVIDLASLPHMLIGGTTGGGKSNAIHVIANSLLNLPEPPVIVLIDLKMSEYNYLENRVMLVTELETACQALDRLVQEMRKRQLLLKQSKFVNIGKYNAKCVTKLPYIVLIIDELAELKDKDAQEDLETLLRLCRSVGICNVAATQRPSSKIFTSKSFGDAKANFSGRLCYQVISNIDSRIILDSGEGALLPSIPGRAMWRNGRELIEIQTPYLDPEEVQQIEQFQTGGKAKGQQAYRNSNGVGRIGCKTNTTPTISIR; encoded by the coding sequence ATGAAGGAAAATATTTTTGCTGAAATAAAAAACGATATTCGATCAATTATAATGCCAATGCTGAACATGGAAATACCTCTAGCCGTTACAGAAACGATCGAAGCCCTATGGGAAGATAAGCGAAGGCCACAAATCCACGCTAAGAAGAAAATCGCTAACGGCTATACATTTACTATTGCACTCCCTGCAGGGGTTAGTTTTAAAGATTTTTATAGCAAGCTAGATTATTTCAAGGATGCAGCAGGCGGAAACAATGTTCAGGTAGATATCAGTCAATCCGGTAAAATGGCAATATTAAATATCAGTACCGATCTACTAGGTGATTATTTTACTTATTCGGCAGATTATCCACTTAAAGGAATCTTGCCAATACCAATAGGGTATAGCAAGCGTGGCTTAGAAGTTATCGATCTCGCATCATTGCCCCACATGCTAATAGGAGGAACTACAGGCGGTGGCAAATCAAATGCTATACATGTTATCGCTAACTCATTATTAAACCTTCCAGAGCCGCCTGTGATAGTATTGATTGACTTGAAAATGTCAGAGTATAACTATCTTGAAAATCGTGTCATGCTAGTGACCGAATTAGAAACCGCTTGTCAGGCACTGGATAGGCTTGTGCAGGAGATGCGGAAAAGGCAACTATTATTAAAACAATCTAAATTCGTTAATATCGGTAAATATAATGCCAAATGCGTAACGAAATTACCATATATCGTACTAATTATTGATGAGCTGGCAGAATTAAAAGATAAGGATGCACAGGAAGACCTAGAGACATTACTCAGATTGTGCCGGTCAGTAGGAATTTGCAATGTAGCTGCTACGCAAAGGCCATCATCCAAAATATTCACCAGCAAGTCATTTGGAGATGCAAAGGCAAATTTTTCAGGCCGCTTATGTTACCAAGTAATATCAAACATAGATAGCCGTATCATTTTAGACTCAGGCGAGGGCGCATTATTACCATCCATACCAGGAAGGGCCATGTGGAGAAACGGAAGGGAACTAATTGAGATACAAACACCTTATCTTGATCCCGAGGAGGTGCAGCAGATTGAACAATTTCAGACGGGCGGGAAAGCAAAGGGACAACAGGCTTATCGAAACTCTAACGGAGTGGGGCGTATTGGATGCAAAACAAATACAACTCCTACTATATCCATCCGCTAG
- a CDS encoding ParM/StbA family protein produces MQVIAIDCGRDTLKAITGNRRASIKSTVGEPRELKIGDYGDYDVIINGQRNFLGELAERESRFRREMVSRSKIHEDTAILSLTAIALLASETDIRVVTGLPVEQHDQATKKEYINLLSGNHIITVNGQRHNIRLSEDDIAVGIEGGGAYWARKNRYLNCIVIDIGSRTVNVVCVFNGRFRDVDSFTLNYGCLELENAAENPGDMIASQLTRRIYADISKRLLSIKYPVLLAGGGAILLEPWLKQYYPTAETSEEPVWDNAIGLGVLGDMKWQTKN; encoded by the coding sequence ATGCAAGTAATAGCAATCGACTGTGGTCGTGACACTCTAAAGGCTATAACCGGAAATCGAAGGGCCAGCATTAAATCAACAGTAGGAGAGCCAAGAGAACTAAAGATAGGTGATTATGGAGATTATGACGTTATTATCAACGGGCAGAGGAACTTCCTGGGAGAACTCGCAGAGCGCGAATCTAGGTTCCGTCGTGAAATGGTATCCCGCAGCAAGATCCACGAAGACACCGCCATATTATCCTTGACAGCAATTGCGCTGCTAGCGAGTGAGACAGATATTCGGGTAGTAACAGGCTTACCAGTGGAACAACACGATCAAGCAACAAAAAAAGAGTATATCAATTTATTGTCAGGGAATCACATCATAACAGTTAATGGCCAACGTCATAATATTAGGTTGTCCGAGGATGATATAGCAGTTGGCATCGAGGGCGGGGGAGCATATTGGGCAAGAAAAAACAGGTACCTTAATTGCATTGTTATTGATATCGGAAGCAGGACAGTTAACGTGGTCTGTGTATTTAATGGTAGGTTTCGAGATGTGGATAGCTTCACATTAAATTACGGATGCCTAGAGTTAGAAAATGCTGCTGAAAATCCAGGTGATATGATTGCCAGTCAATTAACCCGGAGAATTTACGCTGATATATCTAAAAGATTGTTAAGTATTAAATACCCTGTGTTATTAGCTGGTGGGGGAGCTATTCTTTTGGAGCCCTGGTTAAAACAATACTATCCAACAGCAGAAACTAGCGAAGAACCAGTTTGGGATAATGCTATAGGACTTGGTGTATTAGGTGATATGAAATGGCAAACCAAAAATTAG
- a CDS encoding helix-turn-helix domain-containing protein: MECRNRLEYWRLQLAAKRGKGINQKEMAIYLGVERTIYNKWERHVNEPTRDHIWDCWNKLKHDFPEINLQDLLEDAPI, translated from the coding sequence ATGGAATGCAGAAATAGATTAGAATATTGGCGGTTACAATTAGCTGCTAAGCGCGGTAAGGGAATTAACCAAAAAGAAATGGCAATTTATTTGGGAGTAGAACGTACGATATACAATAAATGGGAAAGACATGTTAATGAACCTACGAGGGATCATATTTGGGATTGCTGGAATAAACTGAAACATGATTTCCCAGAGATAAATTTACAAGATTTACTTGAAGACGCTCCAATTTAA
- a CDS encoding DUF6527 family protein, whose translation MPKVNFCNNNKSLLFDCPGCKYPHKVNVEAFEDQPVWQYNGNADSPTISPSIRVKWDEGDDHRQCCCHSFVTDGKIQFLNDCTHALAGQTVELPDWSCL comes from the coding sequence ATGCCAAAAGTAAATTTTTGCAATAACAATAAATCACTATTATTCGACTGCCCTGGTTGTAAATATCCACACAAGGTTAATGTTGAAGCATTTGAAGACCAACCAGTATGGCAGTATAACGGCAATGCAGATAGCCCAACTATTTCACCGTCAATACGAGTTAAATGGGATGAAGGTGACGACCATCGGCAATGTTGTTGTCATAGTTTTGTTACTGATGGTAAAATTCAGTTTCTGAATGATTGCACTCACGCATTAGCAGGACAAACAGTAGAATTACCAGATTGGAGTTGTTTATAA
- a CDS encoding N-acetylmuramoyl-L-alanine amidase, producing the protein MKITINGGHYPGKDPGAEGATGLQEAVVARDIMQRVSSYLRNVGYDVLEVQENELYQITGASNAFGSDLFVSIHCNAAANTEAKGSETWYCNGSVGGEKLATCIQSQIINTIGTADRGIKNATPHVNGLYVLSNTDAIAVLVETAFISNADDEALLADEGKRDQFARAIARGITDYVGGL; encoded by the coding sequence ATGAAAATAACAATTAACGGCGGACATTACCCAGGAAAAGATCCGGGGGCAGAAGGGGCAACTGGATTGCAAGAGGCTGTTGTTGCAAGGGATATCATGCAACGTGTTTCTAGTTATCTTCGTAATGTAGGCTATGACGTGCTAGAGGTACAGGAAAACGAACTATATCAAATTACCGGTGCATCTAATGCCTTTGGTTCAGATTTATTTGTATCTATTCATTGCAATGCGGCTGCTAACACGGAGGCAAAAGGTAGTGAAACATGGTACTGTAATGGATCGGTTGGTGGCGAAAAACTAGCAACGTGTATCCAATCACAAATTATTAATACAATAGGTACGGCTGACCGTGGTATTAAAAATGCTACGCCTCACGTTAATGGCCTGTATGTATTAAGCAATACTGATGCAATAGCAGTGTTGGTAGAGACAGCCTTTATTTCCAATGCAGATGATGAAGCGTTATTAGCAGATGAAGGTAAGCGTGATCAGTTTGCTAGGGCAATTGCTAGGGGTATTACTGATTATGTAGGAGGTTTATAA